A genomic region of Methanosarcina thermophila TM-1 contains the following coding sequences:
- a CDS encoding bile acid:sodium symporter has protein sequence MRFSLTVQQILVPLKNRKLVIFPLAANFLLVPLLALGVLFIFPLSEGLSIGLFLLGTSAGAPFLPKLAQVAQGDASFAVGLMVLLMVVTIIYVPIVLPLLLSGVTINPWDIAKSLILLMLLPLATALFIRTRYEEVANGLLPLMTQATNLSLLVLFVAFFVVYFSELIGVIGSTALWRR, from the coding sequence ATGAGATTCTCCCTTACAGTTCAGCAGATACTCGTCCCATTGAAAAACAGGAAGCTGGTTATCTTCCCGCTGGCAGCCAATTTTTTACTCGTCCCGCTGCTCGCTCTTGGAGTACTCTTTATTTTCCCGCTTTCCGAAGGGCTTTCCATCGGACTTTTCCTTCTTGGCACTTCCGCTGGAGCCCCATTCCTTCCGAAACTTGCACAGGTGGCACAGGGTGACGCCTCTTTTGCAGTTGGACTGATGGTACTCCTGATGGTAGTGACTATTATTTACGTTCCGATAGTCCTGCCACTTTTGCTCTCAGGGGTTACAATCAATCCCTGGGATATAGCAAAGTCCCTTATCCTGCTGATGCTGCTCCCACTTGCAACTGCCCTGTTCATCAGGACAAGGTATGAAGAGGTGGCTAACGGACTTCTACCCCTGATGACCCAGGCTACCAACCTTTCCCTGCTTGTCCTTTTCGTGGCTTTTTTCGTGGTCTACTTCTCTGAACTTATAGGTGTTATCGGCAGCACTGCATTATGGCGGCGGTAG
- a CDS encoding LURP-one-related/scramblase family protein, translated as MRRIMGGLRDRGEESIQRYKMHEKLVTIGDDYWIENEAGERVFYVDGKALRIRDTLILKDVQGNEVYKLKEKLLRIKDTMEIEDRDGKTVATIKKALISPLRDRFKVEVSNGPELDIQGNILDHEYEIKEGREKVAEISKKWFRIRDTYGVEVSPGQDAALILAITAALDQMVHD; from the coding sequence ATGAGGAGAATCATGGGCGGTCTCAGGGACCGTGGGGAAGAAAGCATACAACGCTACAAAATGCACGAAAAACTTGTTACCATCGGAGACGACTACTGGATAGAAAATGAAGCTGGAGAGCGGGTATTTTATGTTGATGGTAAAGCTCTCAGGATTCGCGACACTCTGATCCTCAAAGATGTGCAGGGAAATGAAGTGTATAAACTCAAGGAGAAGCTTCTCAGGATAAAGGATACGATGGAGATAGAGGATAGGGATGGAAAAACAGTCGCAACAATTAAAAAAGCCCTGATTTCGCCTCTCCGAGACCGATTTAAAGTTGAAGTCTCAAATGGACCTGAATTGGATATTCAGGGAAATATCCTAGATCACGAGTATGAGATCAAGGAAGGGAGGGAAAAAGTTGCAGAGATTTCGAAAAAATGGTTCCGGATAAGAGATACTTATGGAGTTGAGGTTTCTCCTGGACAGGACGCTGCTCTGATCCTGGCAATTACTGCGGCACTTGACCAGATGGTGCATGACTGA
- a CDS encoding HAD family hydrolase yields MKDRLSLSFYQREEELIMSGILSLWNETPAKKAIISYVNATTNPESTDFVPETERIAILDNDGTMWVEKPVYVQVFFVIDRLKQLAEADPALLDQPHFKAAATGDLTYFFRLDPHAGGDVKLLMQMVFDSHAGMSQDDFMLMAKEFLETAKHPRFGMLYKDLTYKPMVELVHYLGDSGFKVYLASGGGMSFMRVISEEIYNIPRERVIGSNISFETRMTDEGPVIFRRRGLVDPIDDGAGKPVNIELHIGRKPILAAGNSDGDLHMLWLAQKSGFRSLSLLLRHDDAKREYAYDEGSEKTLQMAKERGWVVVSMKDDWKTVF; encoded by the coding sequence TTGAAGGACAGGTTAAGCCTCAGCTTTTACCAGCGAGAAGAGGAATTGATAATGTCCGGAATTCTCTCATTATGGAACGAAACACCAGCTAAGAAAGCAATCATCAGTTATGTAAACGCCACCACAAATCCTGAGAGCACTGATTTTGTGCCAGAAACCGAGAGAATTGCCATTCTGGACAACGATGGAACCATGTGGGTGGAGAAGCCTGTCTATGTTCAGGTTTTCTTTGTCATAGACCGGCTGAAACAGCTGGCTGAGGCAGACCCTGCGCTTCTGGATCAGCCACATTTTAAGGCAGCGGCAACGGGCGACTTGACTTACTTTTTCAGGCTTGATCCCCATGCTGGCGGCGATGTTAAGTTGCTGATGCAGATGGTCTTTGATTCTCACGCCGGCATGTCTCAGGACGATTTCATGCTTATGGCTAAAGAGTTCCTGGAGACTGCCAAACATCCCCGTTTTGGCATGCTGTACAAAGATCTGACGTACAAGCCTATGGTTGAACTTGTGCACTACCTGGGCGATAGCGGCTTTAAAGTTTACCTAGCATCTGGTGGCGGCATGAGCTTTATGCGTGTGATCTCGGAGGAGATCTACAATATCCCAAGAGAGCGAGTTATCGGCAGCAACATCTCATTTGAGACCCGAATGACTGATGAGGGACCAGTGATTTTCCGCAGGAGAGGTCTGGTTGATCCCATCGACGACGGAGCAGGAAAGCCGGTCAATATCGAACTGCATATTGGTCGCAAGCCCATCCTGGCTGCCGGCAATTCGGATGGAGATCTGCACATGCTGTGGCTGGCACAGAAAAGCGGTTTTCGCTCTCTATCTTTGCTGCTCCGCCATGACGATGCAAAGCGAGAGTACGCCTACGATGAGGGAAGCGAGAAGACGCTACAGATGGCAAAGGAACGGGGCTGGGTTGTGGTCAGCATGAAGGATGATTGGAAGACTGTGTTCTGA
- a CDS encoding arylsulfatase encodes MTEKKPNILVIWGDDIGISNLSCYSDGLMGYGTPNIDRIANEGIRFTDSYGEQSCTAGRAAFITGQSVFRTGLSKVGMPGAKVGIQPEDPTIAELLKPLGYATGQFGKNHLGDRDEYLPTNHGFDEFFGNLYHLNAEEEPELRDYPPEKDFPNFRKNFGPRGVIHSYADGRIEDTGPLTRKRMEEVDQEFLDAAIDFIKRQHEAEKPFFLWFNTTRMHFRTHIPERIRGQSGRWQSAYHDAMIEHDRQVGVLLDLLDEIGIADDTIVIYSTDNGPHMNSWPDAAMTPFRNEKNSCWEGAFRVPEVMRWHGKIPAGTISNEIVSHLDWLPTLLAAAGEPDIKEKLKKGYKAGDKTFKVHLDGYNLLPYLTGKEEKSPRTEFFYFSDDGDLVALRYDNWKMVFMEQRAIGTLQVWAEPFVPLRIPKIFNLRTDPYERADQTSNTYYDWLLDHAFLLVPAQSVVGDFLATFKEFPPRQKAASFTVDRVMEKLLHGIGST; translated from the coding sequence ATGACAGAAAAGAAACCAAACATACTGGTCATCTGGGGAGATGATATTGGCATTAGCAACCTCAGTTGCTACAGCGACGGTCTGATGGGCTACGGAACACCGAATATTGACCGGATAGCTAACGAAGGTATCAGGTTTACGGACTCTTACGGGGAGCAGAGCTGTACTGCCGGGAGAGCTGCTTTCATCACAGGACAGAGCGTCTTCCGTACAGGGTTGAGCAAGGTGGGAATGCCAGGAGCCAAAGTAGGAATTCAGCCTGAAGACCCTACAATCGCCGAACTGCTGAAACCCCTGGGTTATGCCACAGGTCAGTTTGGAAAGAACCATCTCGGGGATCGGGACGAATATTTGCCTACCAACCACGGTTTTGACGAATTCTTCGGCAACCTTTACCATTTGAATGCTGAAGAGGAACCTGAATTACGCGATTATCCACCTGAAAAAGACTTTCCTAATTTCCGGAAGAATTTTGGTCCAAGGGGTGTAATCCATAGCTATGCCGATGGTCGCATCGAGGATACTGGCCCATTGACCAGAAAAAGAATGGAAGAAGTAGACCAAGAATTTCTGGATGCAGCCATCGATTTTATCAAACGTCAGCATGAAGCGGAAAAGCCGTTCTTTCTATGGTTCAATACCACAAGAATGCATTTCAGGACTCACATCCCGGAAAGAATACGGGGACAGTCGGGGCGCTGGCAATCCGCGTACCATGACGCCATGATTGAGCACGATCGGCAGGTAGGCGTGCTTCTCGACCTGCTGGACGAAATAGGCATTGCGGATGATACTATTGTTATCTACAGCACGGACAACGGACCACATATGAACTCATGGCCCGATGCAGCCATGACCCCATTCCGTAACGAGAAAAACTCCTGCTGGGAGGGAGCTTTCCGTGTTCCTGAGGTAATGCGCTGGCATGGCAAGATCCCTGCAGGCACAATTTCTAACGAGATTGTGAGCCACCTTGATTGGCTGCCCACTTTACTTGCAGCAGCAGGAGAGCCGGATATTAAGGAAAAACTCAAAAAAGGCTACAAAGCAGGAGATAAAACTTTCAAGGTGCATCTTGACGGTTATAATCTTCTTCCCTACCTGACTGGGAAGGAAGAAAAATCTCCACGGACTGAATTCTTTTACTTCTCCGACGATGGAGACCTGGTAGCTCTCAGGTACGATAACTGGAAAATGGTCTTTATGGAGCAGCGCGCCATCGGCACGCTCCAGGTCTGGGCTGAACCTTTTGTCCCGCTGCGCATACCAAAAATATTCAACCTGCGCACCGATCCTTATGAAAGGGCGGATCAGACTTCAAATACCTATTATGACTGGCTTCTCGATCATGCCTTCCTGCTGGTGCCTGCCCAGAGTGTCGTTGGTGATTTTCTGGCAACGTTTAAAGAATTCCCTCCGCGCCAGAAAGCAGCTAGCTTTACCGTTGATCGGGTAATGGAAAAACTCTTGCATGGAATCGGGAGCACCTGA
- a CDS encoding anaerobic sulfatase maturase — translation MTQNYLPPRIHVLAKPTGSICNLACAYCYFLDKEALYPGSKFCMSDEVLENYIRQLITAHRSPQVTVAWQGGEPTLMGIDFYRRAIELQEKYRKPGMNFENTMQTNGTLLDDEWCQFFKENNFLIGISIDGPRELHNIYRVDKKGEGSFDRVMRGLRLLQKHGVEYNVLTTVNRINADHPLEVYRFLRDEAGADWIQFIPVVERINEEGYTLYQKGNTVSDRSVQPEQFGSFLSRIFDEWVRNDVGKLFVQTFEASVRRWLGLPSGMCVFEETCGAGLVLEHNGDLYSCDHFVEPEYLLGNIMEKEISELAASEKQYRFGKNKRNTLPKVCCECDVLFACMGECPKNRFLVTSTGESGLNYLCKGWKAFFHHIDFPMKLMAGLIRRGYPASEVMRVIALEEAFAQTGRNEPCPCGSGKKFKRCHGQGKSG, via the coding sequence ATGACACAAAACTATCTACCTCCTCGAATCCATGTGCTGGCAAAACCGACCGGTTCAATCTGCAACCTGGCGTGTGCTTATTGTTATTTTTTGGATAAAGAGGCTCTTTATCCAGGTAGCAAGTTCTGCATGTCAGACGAAGTGCTGGAGAATTACATCCGGCAGCTCATCACAGCCCACCGCAGCCCGCAGGTAACCGTTGCTTGGCAGGGAGGTGAGCCAACTCTGATGGGAATAGACTTTTACCGGCGTGCCATCGAACTGCAGGAAAAGTACAGAAAACCGGGCATGAATTTTGAAAACACAATGCAGACCAACGGCACTCTGCTGGACGATGAATGGTGCCAGTTTTTTAAGGAAAACAATTTTCTCATAGGGATCAGCATAGATGGTCCGCGTGAACTGCATAATATTTACAGGGTGGATAAAAAAGGGGAGGGGAGCTTTGACCGGGTCATGCGAGGGCTGCGTCTCCTACAAAAACACGGAGTGGAATACAACGTCCTTACAACAGTAAACAGGATAAATGCCGATCATCCGCTTGAGGTCTACCGCTTCCTGCGAGATGAAGCAGGAGCAGACTGGATTCAATTTATTCCAGTTGTAGAGAGAATCAATGAGGAAGGATACACCCTTTACCAGAAAGGGAATACTGTCTCAGACCGTTCGGTGCAACCAGAACAGTTTGGGAGCTTCCTTAGCCGCATTTTTGACGAGTGGGTAAGAAATGACGTGGGAAAACTCTTTGTGCAGACTTTTGAGGCTTCTGTACGAAGATGGCTAGGGCTGCCTTCAGGCATGTGTGTTTTTGAAGAAACATGTGGAGCTGGGCTTGTTCTGGAGCACAATGGGGATCTTTACTCATGCGACCATTTTGTAGAGCCTGAATACCTGCTTGGCAATATTATGGAGAAAGAGATCTCTGAACTTGCTGCTTCGGAAAAGCAGTACAGGTTTGGAAAGAATAAACGTAACACCCTACCAAAGGTATGCTGTGAATGTGATGTGCTTTTCGCCTGTATGGGAGAATGTCCAAAGAATCGCTTTCTTGTCACCTCTACCGGGGAATCTGGTCTGAACTACCTTTGTAAGGGCTGGAAAGCTTTCTTCCATCATATCGATTTTCCTATGAAGCTCATGGCAGGTCTGATACGCAGGGGGTATCCGGCTTCCGAAGTTATGAGAGTTATAGCCCTAGAAGAAGCCTTTGCGCAGACCGGACGCAATGAGCCCTGCCCCTGCGGAAGCGGGAAAAAGTTCAAACGCTGTCACGGTCAGGGGAAAAGTGGATAG
- a CDS encoding AI-2E family transporter — MEENSTRERSGDVNMNTNTISTPAKILIYSTAAVILTLGMKAISDILVPVFFSLFAFLIFSPLVHWLMRRGVPGKISVFLVILLFIFVFFGTAILFANSLLQLSSRIPSYESQLQSILDRVSRYLPEAGVTVESALQDIAAFAFSVSTDIISGALSAGSTLMLIFITTTFLLLDAAGAPKRVHGENEDQPAHILRFTELSKTVVNYMLLRTETNLVGGIGVAILFLLGGIDFAVLWGLLFFLFGYIPFLGFYLATIPPMLLALFEYGFIGALGVLVGVTIINALVEDVVFPSIAGKSLKLSPTLVFLSLFYWSYVLGTAGALIAVPLTIVVKIVLESSEGTRPMAKLMESSEDRRQDEERIEGSP, encoded by the coding sequence ATGGAAGAAAATAGCACCAGGGAAAGATCTGGGGATGTAAACATGAATACAAATACTATTTCAACGCCGGCTAAAATTCTGATTTACAGCACTGCTGCAGTTATCCTTACACTGGGTATGAAGGCAATCTCAGATATATTGGTGCCGGTTTTTTTCTCTCTTTTTGCCTTTCTAATCTTTTCTCCCCTTGTCCACTGGCTTATGAGGAGAGGAGTCCCGGGAAAGATCAGTGTTTTTCTTGTGATCCTGCTTTTCATTTTTGTTTTTTTTGGAACTGCAATCCTCTTTGCAAACTCTTTACTCCAGCTAAGCAGCAGGATTCCAAGCTATGAGAGTCAGCTGCAGAGTATTCTGGACAGGGTCTCAAGATACTTGCCTGAAGCGGGAGTGACGGTAGAATCAGCCCTCCAGGATATTGCAGCATTTGCTTTCAGCGTTTCTACGGACATTATTTCAGGAGCTCTAAGCGCCGGATCAACACTTATGCTCATCTTTATCACAACAACATTTTTACTTCTGGATGCTGCAGGTGCTCCAAAAAGAGTGCATGGAGAAAATGAAGATCAGCCAGCACATATTTTGCGATTTACCGAACTGAGCAAGACCGTCGTGAACTATATGCTCCTGAGGACTGAGACCAATCTGGTCGGGGGCATTGGAGTTGCCATACTTTTCCTTCTTGGAGGCATAGATTTTGCTGTTCTATGGGGTCTCCTGTTCTTCCTGTTCGGTTATATCCCTTTCCTGGGCTTTTATCTGGCAACTATTCCACCTATGCTCCTTGCCCTGTTCGAGTATGGATTTATAGGAGCACTGGGTGTCCTTGTCGGCGTCACCATTATCAATGCGCTTGTAGAAGATGTCGTTTTCCCGTCTATTGCAGGAAAAAGCCTTAAATTATCTCCGACGCTTGTGTTTCTTTCTTTATTTTACTGGTCTTACGTACTCGGGACAGCAGGTGCTCTGATTGCTGTACCTCTTACAATAGTTGTAAAGATAGTTCTTGAAAGTTCTGAAGGCACACGCCCGATGGCTAAACTGATGGAATCAAGCGAGGACAGGAGACAGGATGAGGAGAGGATTGAAGGTTCGCCCTGA
- a CDS encoding DUF1269 domain-containing protein — protein MERRRREHESIKATQLDEEERMRFGAVIWGLIGFAIEGGEGARTGTEEGILAVAQENYGITRKEILDMIKAVPEGTAACILIIEHLWAKSLKQELRDAGGVLVAQGMLTPELLAAAGEELAEVVKFEEKRRPGSRAKATT, from the coding sequence ATGGAAAGACGAAGAAGGGAACATGAATCTATTAAAGCCACTCAGCTCGATGAAGAGGAAAGAATGCGCTTTGGAGCTGTCATATGGGGGCTTATCGGGTTTGCGATCGAAGGCGGAGAGGGAGCCAGAACAGGCACCGAAGAAGGAATCCTGGCTGTAGCCCAGGAAAATTACGGAATCACTAGGAAAGAAATTCTGGACATGATCAAAGCTGTCCCTGAAGGTACTGCTGCCTGTATTCTTATTATCGAACACCTCTGGGCAAAGAGCCTGAAGCAGGAGCTCAGGGATGCAGGTGGAGTGCTTGTAGCACAGGGTATGCTCACACCTGAATTGCTTGCTGCAGCTGGAGAAGAACTGGCGGAAGTAGTGAAGTTTGAAGAGAAAAGAAGACCGGGATCCAGAGCAAAAGCTACAACCTGA
- a CDS encoding AI-2E family transporter, producing the protein MTTKGVKIVNVRNRSFPAKVLIYSTFAVVLTIGMKEIAPILTTIIYSIFIAVLFTPLARWLKRKGVPGELSVILVILLLIVVILFFGIIAIKAAQDFGTQIPNYQAQLTAFVNSLANYIPSYEGFSVRSVARSIVSIAVSLMTSVINGIVNAGTTVGIITVTAAFLIIDATNAPEKTDPEIGKQSELQLRLSNFNKKLVKFIVIRAEVNIVIAFTISLLLFIVGIDYAVLWGVLIFLLSYIPYIGLVIASIPPIMLALFKYGPLGALVVIVIIFVVDALAENILFPSMMGKSMQLSPAFLFIALLYWNFVFGLGGVLLSIPLTLVLKILLESFEETKWLARLMGPVEYMGNREINSIR; encoded by the coding sequence ATGACAACCAAAGGAGTTAAAATCGTGAACGTGAGAAACCGTTCGTTTCCAGCTAAAGTTTTAATCTACAGCACTTTTGCCGTTGTCCTGACAATAGGAATGAAGGAAATAGCTCCTATACTTACAACCATTATTTATTCTATATTCATCGCTGTACTTTTTACCCCGCTTGCTCGCTGGCTAAAAAGAAAAGGAGTTCCAGGTGAACTGAGTGTTATTCTGGTAATTTTGTTATTAATTGTAGTTATCCTGTTTTTTGGGATTATAGCTATCAAAGCGGCACAGGACTTTGGAACCCAGATCCCGAACTATCAGGCCCAGTTAACTGCATTTGTGAATAGTCTTGCAAATTATATTCCCTCATATGAAGGTTTTTCTGTACGATCAGTTGCTCGCAGTATAGTGTCAATTGCAGTTTCTCTAATGACAAGCGTCATTAATGGGATTGTGAACGCCGGAACAACAGTCGGAATCATTACAGTTACAGCAGCGTTTCTTATAATAGATGCCACTAATGCTCCTGAAAAAACGGATCCGGAGATTGGAAAACAATCCGAACTCCAGTTGAGACTCAGCAATTTTAATAAGAAACTGGTAAAATTTATTGTCATAAGAGCAGAAGTAAATATTGTCATAGCCTTCACAATTTCTCTCCTTCTCTTTATAGTAGGCATTGATTATGCTGTGCTCTGGGGAGTTCTCATATTCCTGCTGAGTTATATTCCTTACATCGGTCTGGTCATAGCTTCTATTCCACCTATAATGCTTGCACTTTTCAAGTATGGGCCTTTAGGAGCTCTTGTGGTTATTGTCATCATCTTTGTTGTCGATGCGCTTGCGGAGAACATCCTTTTTCCTTCAATGATGGGAAAAAGCATGCAGTTATCTCCTGCTTTTTTATTCATTGCTCTTCTTTACTGGAATTTCGTATTCGGACTCGGAGGTGTGCTGCTTTCTATACCTCTTACATTAGTTTTGAAGATTTTACTTGAGAGTTTCGAGGAAACAAAATGGCTGGCCAGACTAATGGGACCCGTGGAATATATGGGCAATAGGGAAATAAACAGCATCAGATGA
- a CDS encoding SEC-C metal-binding domain-containing protein has product MEKSGNRNKLCPRGSGLKYRKCCEKRIKIR; this is encoded by the coding sequence ATAGAAAAATCAGGGAACAGGAATAAGCTCTGTCCCCGTGGAAGTGGGTTGAAGTACAGGAAATGCTGTGAAAAAAGGATAAAAATCAGATGA
- a CDS encoding amylo-alpha-1,6-glucosidase: MNGGRFGIDFLSTYEEGTKREWIIGNGLGGYASSTIIGAGTRTYHGLLVAAPENSPGRLLILSSLDEEISIDGELYHLAVHQYPDKIFPEGFKHLVEFNRNPFPLWIYQAGDFTVKKKVFMVHNSNTTFVVYDITSQREEALLRIFPLVSSRDFNLTARSGYLSFFQRPGSTGVYLASSTGFTFTISSNLQYHPEPVWYYNLEYDTEKRRGLNFQEDIFNPGYFESKLEKGTSRFFVAASTEDISSLTLEQVDKLYLREANRQNLLLLDSKLKDPFALKLLKATDSFVVKNRVTGENTVIAGYHWYSDWGRDAMISLPGLLLIPYRFEEARSTLINFAKYCRRGLIPNTFPAFGGDPVYNTVDASLWFIHALDRYFAYTQDFLFLSDVWDTVEEIITCYSSGTDFEIGMDSDYLIKQGPQLTWMDAKIGEWAVTPRAGKACEINALWYNALKTASNLGTFLGEDVSEYENLAAGVASNYENAFWNPETNCLFDLIYWDEAGNEVKDPAIRPNQIFAVSLPYTMLPPEKERAIVDRVEKDLLTPFGLRTLSRDHPLYKGQYRGDALNRDTAYHNGTVWPWLLGAYVKAYLKVHGYSKDHIKSMKTLLEGFDEHLETAGIGTISEVFDGDYPHSPGGTISQAWSVAEILRAYVEDVLGIKP, from the coding sequence ATGAATGGAGGCAGGTTTGGAATAGATTTTCTCTCAACATACGAAGAGGGAACAAAAAGAGAATGGATCATAGGAAATGGGCTTGGAGGATACGCTTCCTCCACAATCATCGGAGCAGGGACAAGAACTTACCACGGGTTGCTTGTAGCAGCTCCAGAGAATTCTCCTGGGAGACTTTTAATACTTTCTTCCCTTGATGAGGAAATTTCCATTGATGGAGAACTCTATCATCTCGCGGTCCATCAGTATCCCGATAAAATTTTCCCTGAAGGTTTCAAACACCTGGTTGAGTTTAATCGTAACCCATTTCCTCTCTGGATTTACCAGGCCGGAGATTTTACTGTAAAGAAAAAAGTTTTCATGGTCCATAATAGTAATACCACTTTTGTTGTCTATGATATTACATCTCAAAGAGAAGAAGCTTTACTCAGAATTTTTCCTCTCGTAAGCTCAAGAGATTTTAACCTTACTGCCCGTTCAGGATACCTTTCTTTCTTCCAGAGACCCGGATCTACAGGGGTATATCTTGCAAGCTCTACTGGTTTCACTTTCACGATTTCGTCCAATCTCCAGTATCATCCCGAGCCAGTATGGTACTATAACCTGGAGTATGACACTGAGAAAAGACGCGGACTTAATTTCCAGGAGGATATTTTCAATCCTGGTTATTTTGAGAGCAAGCTCGAAAAGGGAACTTCCCGTTTTTTTGTAGCAGCTTCGACAGAAGATATCTCTTCTCTAACACTTGAACAGGTTGATAAACTCTACTTAAGGGAAGCAAATCGGCAGAACCTTCTGTTACTCGACTCGAAGCTTAAAGATCCCTTCGCTCTCAAGCTTCTCAAGGCAACCGACTCTTTTGTGGTAAAAAACCGTGTTACAGGTGAGAATACCGTGATTGCAGGGTATCACTGGTATTCGGACTGGGGCAGAGATGCTATGATTTCCCTGCCAGGCTTGCTTTTAATTCCTTATCGTTTCGAGGAGGCAAGGTCTACTCTTATCAATTTTGCCAAATACTGTAGGAGAGGCTTGATCCCCAATACCTTCCCGGCTTTCGGAGGGGATCCGGTTTATAATACAGTGGATGCTTCTCTCTGGTTTATTCATGCCCTTGACCGGTATTTTGCTTATACGCAGGATTTCCTTTTCCTCTCGGATGTCTGGGATACCGTAGAGGAAATTATAACCTGTTACTCTAGTGGCACAGATTTTGAAATAGGTATGGATTCTGATTACCTTATTAAGCAGGGACCTCAACTGACCTGGATGGATGCAAAAATCGGGGAATGGGCAGTGACCCCAAGAGCAGGTAAAGCCTGTGAAATCAATGCTCTCTGGTACAATGCCCTGAAGACTGCCTCCAATCTGGGCACCTTCCTCGGTGAGGATGTCTCCGAATACGAGAATCTCGCAGCCGGGGTAGCCTCAAACTATGAGAATGCTTTCTGGAACCCTGAGACTAACTGCCTCTTTGACCTTATATACTGGGACGAAGCAGGAAATGAGGTTAAAGACCCTGCAATCCGACCGAATCAAATTTTTGCTGTGTCACTTCCCTATACCATGCTTCCCCCTGAAAAAGAAAGAGCCATAGTGGACAGGGTTGAGAAGGATCTACTTACACCCTTCGGGCTAAGAACCCTTTCACGCGACCACCCCTTATATAAAGGTCAATACCGCGGGGATGCCCTTAACAGGGATACGGCTTATCATAATGGGACGGTCTGGCCCTGGCTCCTTGGAGCCTATGTGAAAGCCTATCTGAAGGTTCACGGCTATTCGAAAGACCATATCAAATCCATGAAGACCCTCCTTGAGGGTTTTGACGAGCACCTTGAAACCGCAGGCATTGGCACCATCTCTGAGGTGTTTGATGGAGATTACCCGCACTCTCCCGGAGGTACAATTTCTCAGGCATGGAGCGTTGCAGAGATTCTAAGGGCGTATGTAGAAGATGTACTTGGAATTAAGCCCTGA
- a CDS encoding glycoside hydrolase family 130 protein encodes MTWKDHGELFIRHRRNPILTVADWPYRANSVFNPAAAIVDGKVLLLVRVEDHRGFSHFTVATSENGIDGWEIDSKPTFFPDPVNYPEEIYGVEDPRITYIDELKKWAIVYVAFSDSGPLPAIAFTEDFHNFERIGPVMPPDNKDAALFPVRFNGKWAMLHRPAPTIHTMKANIWISFSPDMKSWERHDVLLYAREGGWWDAYKIGLSPPPLYTPEGWLIMYHGVRQTTPKLSYRLGLALLDLEDPTKVLRRSEGWVFGPKEPYERSGDVNDVVFPCGWVVVGDELRIYYGAADTSVSVASAKLKDIMEYILGCPEEQCPD; translated from the coding sequence ATGACCTGGAAAGATCATGGGGAACTATTTATACGGCACAGGAGGAATCCTATACTTACAGTTGCAGATTGGCCTTATCGAGCCAATTCGGTATTTAATCCTGCAGCCGCGATAGTTGATGGTAAAGTCCTGCTGCTGGTCAGGGTTGAGGATCACAGAGGATTTTCTCACTTTACAGTCGCCACGAGTGAGAACGGGATTGATGGATGGGAAATCGATAGTAAGCCAACCTTCTTTCCGGATCCTGTAAATTATCCTGAGGAAATATACGGTGTTGAGGATCCGCGCATAACTTACATAGATGAACTGAAAAAGTGGGCAATAGTATATGTGGCTTTTTCAGATTCTGGTCCTTTACCCGCGATTGCATTTACCGAAGATTTCCATAATTTTGAACGAATAGGACCTGTAATGCCGCCTGATAATAAGGACGCTGCTCTTTTTCCTGTAAGATTTAATGGCAAATGGGCGATGCTGCACAGACCTGCGCCTACCATTCACACTATGAAAGCAAATATCTGGATTTCCTTTTCCCCGGATATGAAATCATGGGAAAGGCATGATGTGCTTCTTTATGCCAGAGAAGGCGGATGGTGGGATGCTTATAAGATCGGTTTGTCGCCTCCGCCCCTCTATACGCCTGAGGGCTGGTTAATCATGTACCATGGGGTACGCCAGACGACCCCGAAATTAAGCTACCGGCTCGGACTGGCTCTCCTCGATCTTGAGGATCCCACCAAAGTGCTTCGCAGGTCGGAAGGCTGGGTTTTTGGACCCAAGGAGCCGTATGAACGCAGTGGAGATGTCAACGATGTTGTTTTCCCCTGCGGATGGGTTGTGGTAGGCGACGAGCTCCGTATTTATTACGGAGCTGCCGATACTTCGGTATCAGTGGCTAGTGCAAAATTGAAAGATATAATGGAGTATATCCTCGGATGTCCTGAGGAACAGTGTCCTGATTAA